A window of Longibacter salinarum contains these coding sequences:
- a CDS encoding T9SS type A sorting domain-containing protein, with protein MSQRYILFLLSFGLVLFSFGVGNVVAQDGPGGVGNDDGSAGQPINSLWLEADRDAFTNGGCSTVASAGDEVRCWASQSDYTEGGGQTTADVPGGLGAPTLDATVSGFNNRPGLRFDRSDDDALRLENLAPFSSGQFDSQQFYLVFRTGNDVMSRQVLYDQGSTSSGLNLYIEGGELIAGAWGDSGSRALQATYGVTTNSVYVVSVEFSRIVRFSGLFTELQLYVNRTASARDQDEVRDLGSIAAGNNEVGLGNVAGGTQFAGSNYTGPGGNGFEGWIGDFAHFQNDLSLFRQNALSLIRHRIVMTSLAAKYGLSLDDVQLYDFSDYSTRVAGVGREPGRFFGIPVTHELAGSEGLTLDATTNATGALFVGHNGGAPSIISETDVPSVEGRLERVWRLQDASARPQTDLVFDVSGIALDSDQVFRLLQETDAGDGTFQSGTSRLVGGAYDPVEETYTIDAAQVNGSIPDDSYFTLAVAEVALTYDDPSQTATTGETLTLSVDRPESDNIPGANYSYSVGRVSAFGTIQSDLSGTGLSLSANGTLSGVLPQDGTVSVEIIVDAQAGAGGQARTVVKASSIGVDGPGGIGDDATTLLRLDALSLIDLQDDDPVSAWTDGRTYGNDATQSTGNRQPTYAQYDGPISGLPAVEFVDDRLDISNSTSINTGDVDLQRSQTFVVEPDNVSDRQVIYEEGGGARGISLVIDNGDLVATAWNRPNDALVDGGDDATTPWEAASGGDGIVYVTTPIATGQTYVATIAIDFVDAQLDLIVNGSVVGSAPGVGRLYAHGGGIGLGASPDNYRARSSVHSTDDFFEGRIGDVVFSDVNLNEAQRRILHNALGAQYSANIASADDRYDGEATGHNIGVLGVGRETATAQHTSAQRDGLQLVSTGGLDDGDYLLLGHDTRQNGVSTADAVTGGAVVARMLRSYYVSRTEPSTSDLTTDVTFNLQESDVNAMPGDPSGYRLIHRPAGSAPGTQWTVDGTSATVTGADVSFAAVSLIDGREYTLATTNRVISPINEPAIVINGTAGTASTGRIGPDRGYRFIGSLVENATASSLTFADNSYFLQFPAPQGTIFYTWNEMIDDPTQSGTQEGWWEAASPSTPLPPGRGALLYVLDDPTYAVDPSLSIHFLDALDPVSIDDDIVVDNLNLGSEFHFLANSYPVPYDLDGLNTNADGDNDGIADFKAVVQVFDATATSGVNEPTDNAVGFYVTKTSDVAQPQPDREVAPGQGFFVERNDVNGSGRSDALTFDQAFTRNRLVEAPGFVGSLSRTDDARPRARKITLELAVRDDDGTLKSMDRAASVYFRDGATLEEDQFDASKLTPMTGRYALLGIEGPDRSGKTKMWAQRSWPIPESSIEVPMQLHTSDVSGTASIRVHDWYRVPDDWSAVLVDTRGTADPTDDVEHTMEQGDDSAYTFSIDASATSKTTSAKDREPQASPPRFSRLAPHKVPNSAKSGSSASPRFVLRVYPSSDPLPVELANFSVKPDQANVVVEWTTASEVDNDGFGIEYRRVSRSDSTSKRGWAEAGYVKGNGTTDQQNSYRFELKDLDYGRHEVRLRQVDTGGQTAYSEARSVVVRLQEVAAIGKPYPNPVRSRASIDVTVHEKQPVRIELYDLLGRRVSVLHDRPIPANRTETISLATDGLASGQYFLRIRGEAFMETRRVTIVR; from the coding sequence ATGAGCCAACGATACATACTCTTTCTTTTATCTTTCGGCCTCGTCCTGTTCTCGTTCGGCGTAGGGAACGTCGTGGCCCAGGACGGGCCTGGAGGCGTCGGGAATGACGATGGATCGGCCGGGCAGCCCATCAACAGTCTGTGGCTGGAGGCCGATCGGGACGCGTTCACAAACGGCGGGTGCTCGACGGTCGCTTCGGCAGGCGACGAGGTGCGGTGCTGGGCGAGCCAGAGCGACTACACCGAGGGCGGAGGCCAGACCACGGCGGATGTCCCAGGTGGTCTTGGTGCACCTACGCTGGACGCGACCGTGTCGGGATTCAACAACCGTCCCGGCCTTCGATTCGATCGAAGCGATGATGATGCTTTACGTCTGGAAAATCTAGCTCCATTCTCAAGTGGACAATTTGATAGTCAGCAGTTCTATCTCGTTTTTCGGACCGGGAATGACGTGATGAGTCGGCAGGTCCTGTACGATCAGGGTTCCACCAGTAGTGGTTTAAATTTATACATCGAAGGAGGAGAGTTGATCGCGGGCGCTTGGGGAGATTCGGGATCTCGGGCGCTACAAGCGACATACGGCGTGACGACCAATTCAGTCTACGTGGTCTCTGTTGAATTCTCGCGTATTGTCCGTTTCTCAGGTCTCTTTACAGAACTTCAGCTTTATGTCAACCGGACTGCGAGTGCCAGGGACCAAGATGAGGTGAGAGACCTAGGGAGTATTGCCGCGGGAAACAACGAGGTTGGCCTCGGTAATGTCGCAGGCGGGACTCAATTTGCTGGATCGAACTACACCGGGCCCGGAGGAAATGGATTTGAGGGATGGATCGGCGATTTTGCTCATTTCCAAAATGATCTCTCGCTCTTTCGTCAAAATGCTCTCTCGCTCATTCGTCACCGAATCGTGATGACGTCGTTAGCGGCTAAGTACGGGCTGTCTCTCGACGACGTTCAACTCTACGACTTCTCAGACTACAGCACTCGTGTCGCTGGCGTCGGTCGAGAGCCAGGCAGGTTCTTTGGCATTCCAGTAACGCACGAATTGGCCGGCAGCGAAGGTTTAACCCTCGACGCGACGACAAATGCGACGGGAGCTCTCTTCGTCGGCCATAATGGTGGTGCGCCCTCCATCATCTCAGAGACGGATGTCCCCAGTGTGGAAGGTCGGCTGGAGCGTGTTTGGCGCCTCCAGGATGCTTCGGCTCGACCGCAGACAGATCTCGTCTTCGATGTCTCGGGTATCGCTCTCGACAGCGATCAGGTGTTCCGTCTCTTACAGGAAACGGATGCGGGGGACGGGACCTTCCAGAGCGGCACGTCGAGGCTGGTCGGAGGGGCTTACGACCCGGTCGAGGAAACCTATACGATCGATGCAGCACAAGTTAATGGTAGCATTCCGGATGACTCGTACTTCACACTCGCGGTCGCTGAAGTTGCGCTAACGTACGATGACCCAAGCCAGACGGCGACCACGGGTGAAACCCTGACGCTCTCGGTGGATCGTCCGGAATCCGATAACATCCCCGGTGCCAATTACAGCTACAGTGTGGGTCGGGTCTCTGCCTTTGGAACGATTCAGAGCGACCTGTCCGGAACCGGTCTCAGCCTTTCGGCGAACGGCACGCTATCCGGTGTCTTGCCGCAAGACGGCACCGTCTCCGTGGAGATTATTGTAGACGCCCAGGCCGGCGCAGGAGGTCAGGCTCGAACCGTCGTGAAGGCGTCGTCCATAGGGGTGGACGGGCCTGGCGGCATTGGAGATGACGCGACAACACTACTTCGTCTCGATGCACTATCACTGATCGACTTGCAGGACGACGATCCCGTATCCGCCTGGACAGACGGGAGGACGTATGGGAACGACGCTACGCAGTCGACTGGAAATCGTCAGCCCACATATGCTCAGTACGACGGGCCGATCAGTGGGCTTCCGGCGGTCGAGTTCGTGGACGATCGTCTTGACATCTCCAACTCGACGAGCATCAATACAGGCGATGTCGATCTTCAGCGCTCCCAAACCTTTGTCGTTGAGCCGGACAATGTTAGCGACCGCCAGGTGATTTATGAAGAGGGCGGTGGTGCTCGCGGGATCAGCCTGGTGATCGACAATGGCGACCTCGTGGCTACGGCATGGAATAGACCGAATGACGCTCTGGTGGACGGCGGCGACGATGCAACGACACCTTGGGAAGCTGCCTCTGGCGGAGATGGCATTGTGTACGTCACGACGCCCATCGCGACGGGTCAAACCTACGTTGCGACAATCGCGATTGACTTCGTGGACGCGCAGTTGGATCTCATCGTGAACGGCTCGGTCGTCGGGAGTGCACCCGGCGTGGGGCGATTGTATGCACATGGCGGAGGGATTGGGCTGGGCGCGTCTCCAGACAACTACAGAGCTCGGAGTAGCGTACACTCGACCGACGATTTCTTCGAAGGACGAATCGGCGATGTCGTTTTCTCCGACGTGAACCTCAACGAGGCACAACGACGCATTCTGCACAACGCGCTCGGTGCACAGTACAGCGCGAACATTGCGTCGGCTGACGACCGCTACGACGGGGAGGCGACCGGTCACAACATCGGCGTTCTCGGCGTGGGGCGCGAGACCGCGACCGCACAGCACACCTCTGCACAGCGCGATGGGTTGCAGCTCGTCTCAACCGGCGGCCTCGACGACGGAGATTACCTGCTTTTGGGGCATGATACTCGGCAGAACGGCGTCTCCACAGCGGACGCTGTTACCGGGGGTGCCGTCGTGGCCCGCATGCTTCGAAGCTACTACGTCAGTCGAACAGAACCCTCGACGAGCGACCTCACGACGGACGTCACGTTCAATCTTCAAGAGAGCGATGTGAACGCAATGCCGGGAGACCCGTCCGGCTACCGGCTCATTCACCGTCCGGCAGGGAGCGCTCCAGGTACCCAGTGGACGGTCGACGGAACCTCCGCTACGGTAACAGGAGCAGACGTGTCGTTTGCTGCTGTGAGCTTGATTGACGGACGCGAATACACGCTGGCGACGACCAACCGCGTGATCAGTCCAATCAACGAGCCCGCGATCGTGATCAACGGAACGGCCGGCACCGCGTCAACGGGCAGGATTGGGCCGGACCGAGGATATCGGTTCATCGGCTCCCTGGTCGAAAATGCGACCGCTTCGTCGCTGACGTTTGCAGATAACTCCTACTTCCTGCAGTTTCCTGCGCCGCAGGGGACAATTTTCTACACCTGGAACGAAATGATTGACGATCCGACCCAGAGTGGTACGCAGGAAGGGTGGTGGGAGGCCGCGTCACCTTCGACCCCGCTGCCGCCCGGACGCGGCGCGCTCTTGTACGTGCTCGATGATCCGACGTATGCCGTCGATCCGTCCCTCTCAATTCACTTCCTGGACGCGCTCGATCCGGTTTCGATTGACGATGATATTGTCGTAGATAATCTGAACCTTGGATCCGAGTTTCACTTCCTTGCCAACTCGTACCCTGTTCCGTACGACCTGGACGGACTTAATACGAACGCCGATGGTGATAACGACGGGATCGCTGACTTCAAGGCCGTCGTTCAAGTATTTGATGCGACGGCAACATCCGGGGTGAACGAGCCGACGGACAATGCGGTCGGCTTCTACGTCACGAAGACGAGCGACGTAGCGCAGCCTCAACCGGATCGCGAGGTTGCTCCCGGACAAGGATTCTTCGTTGAGCGGAATGACGTAAACGGTAGTGGACGCAGTGATGCGCTGACCTTCGATCAGGCGTTTACGAGAAATCGACTCGTTGAAGCGCCAGGATTCGTCGGCTCCCTCTCGCGAACGGACGACGCTCGTCCACGGGCACGAAAGATTACGCTCGAGCTGGCGGTGCGGGATGATGATGGAACGTTGAAGTCGATGGACCGGGCTGCGTCCGTTTACTTTCGAGATGGTGCAACTCTCGAAGAGGATCAGTTCGATGCCTCGAAGCTGACGCCGATGACCGGTCGATACGCTCTTCTCGGAATTGAGGGCCCGGATCGATCCGGTAAAACGAAGATGTGGGCACAGCGCAGCTGGCCGATTCCAGAGTCTTCGATTGAGGTGCCCATGCAGTTGCATACATCCGACGTGAGCGGCACAGCATCCATCCGCGTTCATGACTGGTACCGCGTTCCGGACGACTGGTCGGCCGTGCTCGTGGACACGCGTGGCACAGCCGATCCGACCGACGATGTTGAGCACACGATGGAGCAAGGCGACGATTCTGCTTACACGTTCTCGATCGACGCGTCTGCAACCTCCAAAACGACGTCGGCCAAGGATAGGGAGCCGCAGGCTTCACCGCCCAGGTTCAGCCGTCTCGCTCCGCACAAGGTCCCGAATTCCGCCAAGTCCGGCAGTTCGGCCTCGCCGCGGTTCGTGCTGCGCGTGTATCCATCGTCGGATCCGCTCCCCGTGGAGTTGGCGAACTTCTCGGTCAAACCAGACCAGGCGAATGTGGTCGTCGAGTGGACGACCGCCTCAGAAGTGGATAACGACGGGTTTGGAATCGAGTACCGTCGGGTGAGTCGCTCGGACAGCACATCGAAGCGTGGATGGGCTGAAGCAGGATACGTCAAAGGCAACGGTACGACCGATCAGCAGAACTCGTATCGCTTCGAACTGAAGGATCTCGATTACGGGCGGCATGAAGTGCGCCTGCGCCAGGTCGATACCGGAGGTCAAACCGCGTACTCTGAGGCCAGGTCCGTGGTTGTTCGGCTTCAGGAAGTCGCAGCGATTGGGAAACCGTACCCGAATCCCGTGCGATCGCGCGCATCGATCGATGTGACGGTTCATGAGAAACAACCGGTTCGCATTGAGCTGTACGACCTGTTGGGCCGACGCGTCTCTGTCCTGCATGATCGTCCGATTCCAGCCAATCGTACCGAGACCATCTCCCTCGCTACAGATGGACTCGCGAGCGGTCAGTACTTCCTCCGCATCCGAGGCGAGGCGTTCATGGAGACGCGCCGGGTGACCATCGTCCGCTAA
- a CDS encoding M28 family peptidase, whose protein sequence is MASLSRASGFIILVLLYAVGAADLHAQNTPVPPQTDLRMYDIVDAVSADRIEADIRTLAAFGTRHTLSDTTSDERGIGAARRWVESEFDQISESCGGCLEVETQRFVVAGEDRIPDSTVIVNVYAVQRGTTHPDRYVIMSGDIDSRASDVMNDSIDAPGANDNASGVAGALEAARVLSEYEFGSSIIYAGLSGEEQGLFGGAHMAKVAKEEGWQIAGVLNNDMISNIEGQDGVIDNTVYRVFSQYNIPQDDDRWSERYFGGENDSPSRNLARYVARMTDLYIPNLDAMLIYRLDRFGRGGHHTPFNNEGFPAVRIMEAHEDYTEQHQDIRNENGIDYGDTIEEIYPRYAAKLTAANAITLAGIADAPPAPDSVKIGGAVQPSTTLSWQPVEADNLAGYKIYWRKTTAPRWENSRFVGDVTEFTLENVIIDNYLFGVAAVGESGNESPVVFPTALLR, encoded by the coding sequence ATGGCCTCTCTGTCTCGCGCCTCGGGTTTCATTATCCTCGTTCTCCTTTACGCGGTGGGTGCTGCTGATCTCCACGCACAGAATACCCCCGTCCCGCCGCAGACCGATCTGCGGATGTACGATATCGTCGACGCCGTCTCTGCCGATCGTATCGAAGCCGACATTCGAACGCTCGCGGCGTTTGGGACGCGGCATACGTTAAGCGACACGACGTCGGATGAGCGAGGAATTGGCGCGGCTCGGCGATGGGTCGAGTCAGAGTTCGATCAAATCTCTGAATCGTGTGGCGGCTGCCTGGAGGTGGAGACGCAGCGCTTTGTCGTTGCGGGAGAAGACCGAATTCCTGACTCCACCGTGATCGTCAACGTCTACGCTGTCCAGCGCGGGACGACGCACCCGGATCGGTATGTGATCATGTCGGGCGACATCGACTCTCGGGCCTCCGACGTTATGAACGATTCAATCGATGCGCCCGGCGCAAACGACAACGCATCCGGTGTGGCCGGGGCTCTCGAGGCTGCGCGCGTCCTCTCAGAGTACGAGTTCGGAAGCTCCATCATCTACGCCGGACTGAGCGGGGAGGAGCAGGGACTCTTCGGCGGGGCGCACATGGCGAAAGTAGCTAAAGAGGAGGGCTGGCAGATCGCCGGTGTGCTGAACAACGATATGATCAGCAATATCGAAGGGCAGGACGGCGTGATCGATAACACCGTATACCGCGTGTTCTCCCAGTACAACATCCCACAGGATGACGACCGGTGGAGCGAACGGTATTTCGGCGGGGAAAATGACAGCCCGTCGCGGAATCTCGCTCGGTACGTTGCTCGCATGACGGATCTCTACATTCCGAATCTCGACGCGATGCTTATCTACCGGCTGGATCGCTTCGGTCGGGGCGGACACCACACGCCGTTCAATAACGAAGGCTTTCCTGCCGTCCGCATCATGGAGGCGCACGAGGATTACACCGAGCAGCATCAGGACATCCGTAATGAAAACGGCATCGATTACGGCGATACCATTGAGGAGATTTATCCCCGGTATGCGGCGAAGCTCACAGCGGCAAATGCCATCACACTCGCCGGCATCGCAGACGCGCCCCCCGCGCCGGACTCGGTCAAGATCGGGGGCGCGGTGCAACCCTCGACGACGCTGTCGTGGCAGCCGGTGGAAGCCGATAACCTGGCGGGCTACAAGATCTACTGGCGCAAAACCACCGCTCCCCGATGGGAGAACAGCCGGTTTGTCGGTGATGTGACAGAGTTCACGCTCGAAAACGTCATCATTGACAACTACCTCTTTGGCGTCGCCGCCGTCGGTGAAAGCGGAAACGAAAGTCCGGTCGTGTTTCCTACGGCGCTCCTCCGATAG